Genomic window (Pradoshia eiseniae):
CCTCCAGCATTTTTCTCGAAGAATTCCTCAATGGAGTCATAATAAATGATTGTAACATGCTCCCAATAATCAAGCCCGGCCCTTTTGAGCATCTTGTCATCTGTAGAGAAGCCAAGCGGTCGAATTAAATGCAGGGTTGTATCAGTAGCCGCGCATGTACGCGCGATATTTCCTGTGTTCGCTGGGATAAGCGGCTGATATAAAACAATATGTAAAGACACTTTATTCACCTCTTGTTAGAATAACAGCCTCTATTATATCACCTTTCTGCCATATCCCTAAATGGAATGTCTAACGGGCTTTGATGTGAAAGAATTTATACTGAATATTAGGCGTGTAAGCGGTCGAATCCTCATAATTCCAAAAACGCATTCGGCTGTTGGTCGTATGTGCATTCACAAGCGGATTGCCATATCCGTCCATGCCTGTCACGATTGTATTGTGATTAAAGCGCCCATCTCCTTCAAAGTCATAGCAAATGATATCACCCATCACGAGCTCGCTCGGACTCTCAACCTCGACTGTCCAGCCGGCTCCTTTAAGCATCAGCATAAAGGCGTGAGCGACCGTCCAGCTATAGCTCCAATTGCTCTTTCCATCTATCCACCAGCCCCTCGTCCGCTCTGGCTGTCCCCACATCGGGACTCCTCCGGCATGGAGGCACTGGGAGATGAAGTTTGTACAATCATCATTGAATTTCGGGTAGGATGGATTAAATTCATTCCACCACCGCTCTGCATATTGCACTGCCTTCAGCCGGTCATATCGAAAAGCCGGCCAGCTGCGCATGGTATCGCTAACCATCCAATTCCGGTCAAGCTCTCCATCGCTGGGCACAATCAGCTCTATATCTCCAATAAGTTCACCTGAGGAGAAGTCCGCCCTCCTCCGCTCCACTTCCTCTTCTATATAAAACTGATCCCCATGCTTGATAGCAAAAGACCAATGAATCGTATAGATGGCCTCCCGCTCCGTCATTTTCTCGATATTTCCTCTTCCCATCACCTTAACGAGATGGCCTCCCCGCTGCTTGAGGCTTTTTTTCTTTTTCATTAGGCGTTCATTTTGTGATGACCTGGATTGTTTTCTTTCCCCGGCAAGCAAGGCAATTCGCTCTTTAAGCAAGTTCTCAAGCTTCTCTTTCATTCATTCATCCTCCTCTCCCTTATAAAAATATGAAAAAAAGCTGGGGTCATTCCCCCAGCTTCTCAAGTTTAGCAATTGCCGATTCTATTTCCGTGCGGACAAGCTCCTCTTGCTCCATTGCCAAGCACTCTTTTAAAATGACCGCCGCCTCAATTCCCCCAATCTTGCCGAGCGCCCAGGCAGCCGTTCCCCTGATGACAGGACGAGCGTCTTTTTTGAGCAATTCAGCAAGCGGCCCGATATGCTCGGGGTCCTTGAAATGAGCCAGCGCGAGAATGGCGTTACGCTGGATTGGCATTTTCCCTCTCCAAGCTCCAGAGAGACTTCCATACTGCTCTTTAAACGCACGATTACTCAAGCTCAGAAGGGAAAGCAATTCCGGTTTTGCAATCTCCGGATCAGCCTCCAGCTCCTGATGAAGATGAAAGTCAACGCGCTTATTATATGGGCATGATGTCTGGCAGGAATCACAGCCATATAAACGGTTTCCGACTTTATCCCTGAACTCAGCCGGAATCAATTCCTTCGTCTGAGTCAGAAACGAGATGCAGCGCTTTGCATTGATTTGTCCCCCAGCCACTAGCGCCCCTGTCGGACAGGCATCCAGACATTTCGTACATGTGCCGCATAAATCCTCCATCGGTGCATCCGGAAGAAACGGAATATTTGTGATTATTTCCCCTAAGTACATATAAGAGCCATACTCCGGATCTAAGACCGAACAGTTTTTCCCGCTCCAGCCTATGCCTGCCCGTTCTGCAACGGCACGATCGGCCAATTCACCCGTATCAACCATTGATTTCAGCAGCGCATCCGGCACCCTTTCCTGTATGAAGGCTTCCACCTTCTTTAAGCGATCCTTCACAACATGATGGTAATCAAGCCCCCAAGAGGAACGGCTGAAGATGCCGCGCCTCTGTCCTTTCCTGCTTTTCGGTGCGTTATGGAGCCGAGAAGGATAAGCAACCGCGATGGCGATGATGGACCTTGCCTCAGGCATAAGTCGCTTCGGGTCCGTACGTTTATCTAAATTCGGTTCCTCAAAACCGGATGCATAATTTCTTTTTTGCTGTTCAATGAGCCGATTCTTTAACTCAAGAAAGGGGTCACTTGTAGTAAAGCCAATCTTATCAATCCCGATTGTCTTGCTGTATTCTATCAAATCTTGCTTTAGCTGCTGATGATTCATCCCTTATCCCCTCTCCTTTCTTCGAATCGATTCTTCTTATATGGTATACTATTTCCAGGACAAACAGGGAGGTATTTGTATGCTACACATAAAAGCAGACGAACAACTCTTCACACAAGCCGGCGATGTTAAGTTCGGCATTATTCATTATGAGGGTATGGAAGCAGGAAATATACCTTCAATGCTTGTCGGCCGCCTGCAGCTATACATAGAAAACCTGCACACAGAGCTTCAAACAAAGACTTGGGCCGAATATACAGGTATTGTTGCATGGCGAAAGATTTTCAAACAAACAGGGGCTGATCCGTCAAGATATCGTCCATCCGTCGAAGCATTATATAGAAGAATAAAAAAAGAGCCATCTGCTCCGACTGGAAACTCTGCGATTGCTCTGAATAATTTCTTCTCACTCCAATATGAAATCCCTCTCGGAATCTATGACGCCAAAACCATCAAGGGCGATGTGTTAATCAAAATTGGCCATGATGCTGACAGCTATGAGGGGCTAAACGGACGCAGGAATACATTGAATGGAATCATAGGGACATTTGATGAGGATGGCCCATTTGGCAGCCCTTTTGTGGACTCTGTCAGGACGAGCGTTCATGATGAAACAAAGGAAGCCATACAAGTGGTGTATTTCCATCATGACCACTCCATAGACCAAGCCCGCGGGATGCTTGAAGCTATCTCAAAAATGTTCCTCCAAGTACATGGAGGAGAATCATCCATCCATCTATTAAGCCGTGAAAATCCCAAAATAGACAAATAAAAAACGCAATGCTTCGTACTCTCCGTTACGAAACACTGCGTTGTTAAAGCGGGTGAAGGGAATCGAACCCTCATCATCAGCTTGGAAGGCTGAGGTTTTACCACTAAACTACACCCGCAAGCACGATAGATATTATATTAACAGACAGAAAACAGGTTGGCAACCCATATACATAAAGTCGAAATATGAAAAATAATCACTCGATTATAAAAGCGCCGTCATAGATTCCAGCTTTCACTGCCCGTTATCCAGCTTAGATTCCGATATTTCACTTCATTCATCAAATCATTTATTAAAGCATCAGACTGACTCAAAGTCATCAATTTCTGCCCATATCAGTAGAGTTATTCCTAAATCGTGACGCGCTTTCATCTTTCGACATATATTTGTAATAATGTGCTCCCTGTTTTCATATGTCTGCTTCCTTATAGATTCAATTGTTTTATTAAAATGATTTCATGCATGCTCATTTTACCATGATAATGGAAACTAAAAAATGAAACAGTATACTAATTCCTGACACTCTACACCGTACTTATTCAGATTGAACAAATACGACATTAATATCATTCCATATACCCTACCTTCTCTTGGATAAACCTACAAAAATAATTAAAGCGGAGGAAACCTTTTCGCTTCCTCCTTCACTACCATTATGAATCTATCAACCTGTTGTCAATCCTCTGTTCCATCCTAGCATCTGGCTTTATCACAATAGTAAGTGAACCAATTAATCCTAGTACAATCAACAACGAAATCCATATGCTCCCTGTAAATCCAAGAACCAGATAACCCGCGATGGAAGCACCCGCACATATAAGCGCATAAGGAAGCTGTGTCATCACGTGATCCATATGATTAGAACCAGCGCCTGTGGATGAAAGAATGGTTGTATCAGATATAGGTGAACAATGGTCTCCAAATACCGCCCCTGCAAGAACGGCTGCCATTGCAGGCAGCATCATGGCAGGATCTGCTGCCATTGCAATTTCCCCGGCAATAGGCAGGAGTATTCCAAACGATCCCCATGATGTCCCGGTAGCAAATGTCATCACTCCCGCCACAAGGAACAGCATTAACGGCAGAAAGGCGGTATTTAAATTGGACTGTTGAACAAGTCCTGCTAAATAATCACCCACTTCGAGCCGACTAATGAGATCAACAAGCATCCATGCTAGCAATAGGATATACACTGCTGGAAGCATGGTGACAATCCCCTGCAAAAAGCTTTTCCCAAATACTTTCCCCTTAATTGCTTTATGATAGAAAACTTGCTTAGCAAACATAGTCAGCGCTACTATTAATCCTACAAGCCCTCCAATGACAAGTGATTTTGTTACATCCGTATTTTCAAGGACACCCAATACAGTTACTTTGCCGGATATGGCAGTTAATCCTGTCCAAATCATGGCCGCAACCGTTCCAACAATCAATGTCAAGATAGGCAAAAGCAAATCATAGATGCTTCCTTTCCGGCTCGTTTCCAGCTTTTGTTTCAATTCACCTGGAATGGACTTTTCCGGATCATATACTTCTCCCTTTATAACTGCCCGCTCCTCGTGCGCCCTCATAGGGCCTATATTCCAATTACGGACAGCCACAAGAAAGACCATAGCAATAGCGGCAATCGCATAATAATTCATGGCAGACATTTGAAGGAAGGCCGTAAAGGCCCCGTACTCCGTATACTGATGCTGGGCAAATATAATGGCAAGCAAAGCAATAATATAAGCTCCCCAGCTGGATACCGGCGAAACTACACAAATTGGCGCTGATGATGAATCAATGATATAGGCAAGCTTAGCTCTTGAAACCTTTTGCCGGTCTGTAATAGGACGCGCAATTTGTCCGACAGCAAGCGCATTAAAGTAATCGTCAATAAAGATAAGGATACCAAGTATGGCTGCGACAAGCTGCGCTCCCGTTCTTGTCTTCACCCTCTTCATCGCCCATTCTCCAAAGGCTCGACTGCCGCCGCTGACTGAGATGAAGACCGTAATAAGTCCCAGGAGAAGGATAAAAGCAATAATATAAATATTGGACAGGTTCAATGCTCCATCTGATATGAAAATTCCTTTAGCTGCATCCCATGTAATAGCGGCTGTTTCCCCAAATTTAAAATCAGCTAGCATATATGCGGATACTATGATGCCAACACCAAGCGATAACAAAATCTTTCTTGTCAGCACTACCATAACAATTGCCACTAAGGGCGGAAGTAATGCATAAATCGAGTTTTCCATTGATAAACCTCCTCAAAATTGTGAAAACACATGCTGCATCATATATTTAATTAATGCCTGCCAGCCGGAGCAAGTATTAACTAAACATACAATTAAATCCACATGTTGTAGTTGCCCATAGCTGCTTTAAAAATTGTCAGCAAATTGATTGATCCATAGCTGAATAAGCAGCAGAAGCGTCATGAAGCGTAGAATCGGCTTAACATATTGAGGGTTTAATTTCTCGGCAATCCGAACACCAAGCTGAGCACCTGTTATGGAACCAAGCATCAGGGACAGCGTAACCGCCCAGATGATATTCCCGGAAACAATATAGGTCACAGCAGCTCCCATACAGCTAGAAACAGTAGCAAGACGAACGAGTGCGACTGCTTTGATATAAGAGAGATTAAAATAACCAAATAGGTTAAGCAGCAAGGTCCCCTGACCAGGTCCAAACATCCCGTCAAACATACCAATCCCAAAAAGACCGGAAAGACTGTATTTATTTATAGGAAGCTCTTTATCCTGGTTCTTGAAATTCCCTTTACCCAAAAATGAAATAATGTAACCAAACAATAAGAATATACTCGCCACTATGTTCAGCATAAAAGCAGACATGATTGTCGCAGTCATACCTCCGGCAATACCGCCAATTATGCTAACCGGCATAATCCAGAAGGACTCCTTCCAATTCACTTTTCCCTTTCTATATAAATGCCAAAAACTCGTAAATGAGCTCACTGTATTGGAAACTTTATTCGCTCCAATTGCTGAATGAACCGGCACGCCTAAAAGCAGCATGGAAGGAAAACTAATCAATCCTCCTCCACCTGCCAATGTGCCAACTGTCGTTGCTATAAAACCAATCAGATAAATAAGAATATATTCCATCCTCCATCACCTCCCCCTTAGCATATGCGTGCATCATCATAAAGAAAATGACTCATTTACAAAGTGCATCCATAAGAGAAACTTATAGAACATAGCTCGGGATAAATGAAAAAACCCCTCTCTTCCATATACAGCAGATTAGGAAAAGAAGGTATACACCTGTATTCATAGAATTTATAGAGATACGCGGATTGGAGGAAACAAAACTCTATTTCTGCGAGTAAACATGCAGGTATTTGGGAGGAATAATTTAAATGAATGCATTTCTTAAAAAAATTATGAACGTGTTCTTTGAGGACATAGAAAGAAGCATCACGCCTCTTATGTATGGACAAATGATAATGTTTGGGGGTGCTTTTTTGGCGTATTTTATAGCGGGGAATTCGAACGATTATGCCCTTATGCAGCTAATGCTAGGAACTGGCTTCCTTTTAACCTCCATTGAACAATTTATCATTAAAGAGAAAGGACATAAGGACTATATGGTTGGGCTTGTCATCGCCATTCTCTTCTATTTGGTCGCTGCGGATAGTTTTTTTCTTCAGCTAAGATGAATAAAAACCTAAAAAGCACATAATCAAAAAATTTCTGAGATCCTCCTAAGAAGTACAGAGATAGGACGATGAGCTGTATATAAAAAAGGCCTGCCCCCTGGCAGTCCTCTTCTTTCGTGACAGCTTGGGGCAAGCCTTCCTGCCGATTAATGGCCGCCTAAATAAGCCATCTTCACCTCTTCACTTTCAGTAAGCTCATTCGCTTTGCCTGAAAGGACAATTCTGCCCGTTTCCATCACATAGGCTCTGTCTGCGATTGATAAGGCTAAATGGGCATTTTGCTCAACAAGTAAAATCGTCGTTCCTGTCGCCTTAATTTCTTCAATGATGCGAAAGATGGTCTTCACAAGCAGCGGGGCAAGGCCCATAGAAGGCTCATCAAGCAGCAAAAGCTTTGGCTTGGCCATCAGGGCCCTTCCCATTGCGAGCATTTGCTGCTCACCGCCAGACAATGTACCTGCCTGCTGCTTCACCCGCTCCAAAAGACGAGGGAATAATTCATATACTTGCTCCATGTCCTTTTTAATACCAGCGCGATCGCGGCGAAGATAGGCCCCGAGCTGCAAATTTTCTTCCACGGTCATATTGGCGAAGATTCTCCTTCCTTCAGGCACATGGGATATTCCTTGCTTCACGATTGCTTGGGCAGCTTTGCCCCCAATCGGCTTTCCTTCATAAATAATTTGGCCATCCTTTGGCTTCAAAAGACCGGAGATTGTCTTCAGCAATGTGCTTTTTCCTGCGCCGTTCGCCCCGATTAAGGTAACGATTTCGCCTTCCTGAATATCGAGTGTAACTCCTTTAATTGCCTGGATGTTTCCATAATAGACAGTGATATTCTCAATTTGCAGCATCAGCTTACCTCCTCTCCCAGATAAGCCTCTATAACGAGAGGATTATTGCGTATCTCTTCAGGTGTGCCATGTGCAATCAGCTGACCATGGTCCAGCACATAGATACGTTCACACACGCCCATTACAAGCTGCATGTCATGCTCAATCAAAAGGATCGTCAGGCTGAAACGCTCCTTAATTTGACCAATCAGCCCCATTAACTCCTCTGTTTCCTTCGGATTCATGCCTGCTGCCGGTTCATCAAGCAATAAGAGGCTGGGATTTCCGGCGAGCGCTCGCGCAATTTCTAGTCTTCGCTGCATGCCATAAGGGAGATTTTTTGCCTTCTCATCCTTATACAGCTCCAGCTGAAAAATCTCCAACAGCTCAAACGCCTTCTCTTCGATCACTTTCTCCCCCTTAAAATGGCCCGGCAGCCGCAGAATAGAACTCAGCATGGAGTGCGAGGCTTGAGAATGATAGGCAACCTTGACATTATCGATAACCGAAAGCTCACCAAAGAGGCGTATGTTCTGGAAGGTTCGGCAAAGCCCTTTGCGAGTAATTTTGTATGGAGCAAGCTTATTCAGCCTGTGACCATTGAATGTGACCGTCCCCTCTGTTGGTACATAAACGCCTGTCAGCAAATTAAAGAGCGTTGTTTTTCCTGCCCCATTCGGTCCAATTAATCCGCAAAGTTCGCCAGATGCAAGCTCCATATAGACATCACTCACAGCCTTCAGACCGCCGAACTGTATGGATAATTGCTCTACGCTAAGCAATGGTTTGCTGGTTTCCATCCTTCGGGCCCCCTTTTGTTTTTCTCGAAAATAAGCTGGAGATTTCTCTTGTACCCAGTAACCCCTGCGGACGATAGATCATCATCACAATTAACACCAAGCTATAGAGGAGCATTCTTGTCTCTGGGTAATCAGACAAGAAGGTTGTCACAAACGTCAGCAGCACAGCAGCAATAACCGTACCAGAAAGGCTTCCGAGCCCTCCCAGCACAACAAGAATCAAAATATCAAAGGATTTGAGGAAATTGAAATTGGCCGGTTGGATGAAATAAAAATTATGGGCATACAAAGCACCTGCAATCCCGGTGAAGAAGGCGCCAATGACAAAGGCAGCCACCTTATAATAGGTTGTGTTGATACCCATGGCATCAGAGGCCGTTTCGTCCTCCCGAATTGATATGCAGGCCCTGCCATGAGTTGAATTTGTGAAATTCCTTACGACAAGAATCGTAACCATCATCCAAAAGAACAGCCATCCCCATGTCGTTTTATGTGTGACCATCATCCCTGATGCTCCCCCTACATAATCCATGTTCAAAAAAATAATGCGCACGATTTCCCCAAAACCGAGGGTGGCGATGGCTAAATAATCCCCCTTCAAGCGCAGACTAGGAATCCCGATAAGCATTCCGACTGCTGCTGCAATGATTCCGCCGATGAGAATCGACAAAAGAAAAGGAATATCCAATTTCATTGTCATGATTGCTGATACAAATGCCCCTACAGCCAAAAAGCCGGCTTGTCCAATCGAGAATTGCCCGGTTATGCCCAAAATCAAATGAAGGCTGACAGCCATAATGATATTGATGCCCATCGTGATAATCATATTTGTATAGAAGCTTCCTAGTATCCCAGCAGAAATGATGTATTGCATAATAAAGAAAAATAGAAGCGCAAAAATCATTATTCCAAAAAAACCATTCATTCTTCTGAAAATCGCCATTGCCCCCATCCCCTATACTTTTTCTTTCTTATTTTTTCCGAATAAGCCTTGAGGCATGAAAAGGAGAATAAGGATGAGTACGATAAAAGCAGCCGCATCCCTCCATAATGAGAAGCCCGCGGCACTGACCAGCGCCTCAATCATGCCAAGCAAAAGGCCTCCGACCATCGCTCCCGGAATAATCCCAATACCCCCAAGAACAGCCGCAACGAATGCCTTCAGGCCTGGAAGAATACCCATTAACGGTTCAATTCGTGTATAATACACCCCGAAAATGACGCCTGCTGCCCCGGCAAGTGCTGAACCTATCGCAAAGGTCGCCGAAATTGTATTATTGACGCTGATTCCCATCAATTTAGCTGCATCCGCATCAAAGGAAACCGCCCTCATTGCCTTCCCAATCTTCGTGCGATGAACGATGATTTGCAGCAATATCATGAGCAAAATCGCCACACCGAGGATTAAAATTGACTGGCTTTTGACTGTCACACCAAGGATATCAATGTTCGCAGACGGCACCACATTATTAGGATAAGCCTCAATCTGTGCGCCCCTAATGTAAATCATTCCATATTCTATGAAAAGCGAGACACCTATTGCCGTGATAAGAGCCGCAATACGGGTCGCATTCCGAAGCGGCTTATAGGCAATGCGTTCAATCAGCACCCCTAAGGTTGCACAAGCGGCCATCGCTAGAAGCAATGCCGGCAAAAAGGATAATTCAAGGAAGGTAATCGCATAAAACCCGACAAAAGATCCGACCATAAAGACATCGCCATGGGCGAAATTAATCAATTTGACAATCCCATAAACCATCGTATAGCCGAGCGCAATGAGCGCATAAATGCTCCCGAGCGATATACCGTTCACGAGCTGCTGGATAAATTCCATATTTGACCCCCTGGTTACTAGAATAGTAGAAAAATAGGGGACTCTATCTGCCCCCTATTGGTCTAATTATGGTTTTATATTCGTCTCAAAGATTTGTTTGCCATTTTCATATTTTAAGATGGCAGCTGCTTTGATTGGATTATGGTTCTCATCAATAGTCAGCTTGCCTGATACAAGATCTAGTCCATCAGTGTCAGCGAGGGCTTCTTTAATCTTCTCTGGGGTAGGATTATCTCCTGCTCTTTTGACGGCATCTGCAATGAAATAGGCAGTATCATAGCCAAGTGCGGCAAAAGCATCCGGAGACTTATCTTTGTATTTCTCTTTAAAAGCACTAACGAATTTCTGAATGTTCTCCGCCGGATCTCCTGACGAATAATGGTTCGTGATAAAAGTATTCTCCAGTGACTCTGCTCCCGCTATCTCGAGCAGTTTCGGAGAATCCCAGCCATCTCCGCCCATAAATGGCACATCAAGACCGATTTCACGACCTTGCTTTAACACCAGACCTACCTCTTCATAGAAAGCAGGAACAAACACAAAATCAGGATTTGCCTTCTTGATTCGTGTTAAGGTAGATTGGAAATCCGTATCCTTTTGAACAAAGGCTTCCTCTGCGACAATCTTCCCTCCTCCATCTGTGAAGGCCTTCTTGAATGCTGCAGCCAGTCCCTTCGAGTAATCACTGGAGCTATCAATATAAACGGCCGCCGTCTTTGCCTTAAATTGTTCTTTCGCAAAGTTGGCGGCAACAGTTCCCTGGAACGGATCGATAAAGCATGTACGGAAGACATAATCATTTACCTTGCCATCCTTTACGGTGATTGTTTCATTTGTCCCAGTCGGCGTGATTAGCGGCACCTTATTTTCATTGGCAATATCAACCTGTGCGAGTGTATTCGTGCTCGTTGCCGCTCCAACGATGACATCCACTTTTTCCTGGGTAATGAGCTTCAAAGCACCTGTTGTAGCCTCAGCGGCATCTGATTTATTATCATACTTCTCAATCTCTAGCTTCTTGCCGTTAATACCATCCTTATTGATTTCCTCAATCGCCAGCTCCATCCCTTCCATGATGGATTGTCCGTAAGAGGCCGCACCTCCGGATAATTCGAGATTTGCCCCAATCTTAATTGCTTCGTCACCGGTCCCCCCTGCGTCCTCTCCGCCGCACCCGGCCAATACTCCCATTGCCAATGATAAAGATAGAATAATGCCAGACACCTTTGTTCTTTTCATCCTTTTTCCTCCCCCTATTGGAAAATAAAAAGGGACCCTGTTATATCATTATTGATATCAAGAGAATTCAACCTCTACAAAACTGATCGAGCAAGAAAGCTTAAGCTATCTTGTACAAAAATACAGCCGATATCAACAACATAATATAACAGAGACCCAAGGAAAATCCGGTGCGCTCTTTATTTGTTTATCTATTCTGAATTCAGTTTACCTTAATTTGTAAATAACGTCCATATATGTTTTGGACTCACAGAAATTTAATTTTTTGGTGCGGCTGCCAATATAATTTGGTTATTTTCCCATATACCGCAAGCCATAAGTGACTTACGGTGTATATAATTATCTGTATATACGGAAAATTCACGCTAACTAATTTCGTAAAGGAAGTGAGGTGTCTTCATGATGAATAAGATTATTGAGGTTCATGGTCTTTCAAAGACATTCGGAAACCTGCAAGCGGTAAAGGGCATTGATTTCTATGTGGAAAGCGGAAAGCTGTTCGCGTTTCTCGGTCCAAATGGCGCAGGCAAAAGCACGACCATCGATATGATTTGTACATTGTTGAAACCAGACTCAGGCGAGGCATTTATTAATGGCTGCAGATTAGGTATAGAAGACCAGGATATCCGGGAGTCTATCGGAGTTGTATTCCAAGAGAGTCTGCTCGACCCCCTTCTAACCGTACGCGAAAATTTGCTCACTCGCGCCAGATTCTATAAGGTTCCGAAGCTTGCGATAAAAGAACGTGTAGAGAAGGCAGCCATTTCAGCCGATGTCATGGAATTTATCGACCGTCCATATGGCAAATTATCCGGCGGGCAGAGACGGCGGGCAGATATCGCGCGGGCTCTAGTAAATACACCAAAGATTCTTTTTCTTGATGAACCAACAACAGGACTTGACCCTCAGACAAGGCGCAGCGTCTGGGAAACAATCGCCCGCTTGCAAAAGGAAAGTGGCCTGACTGTCTTTTTGACAACACATTATATGGAAGAAGCGGCCTCAGCAGATTATATCGTCATTATTGATGATGGCCGTATTGTCGCAAAGGGCACCCCATTTTCCCTGCGCAACACATACAGCTCAGATACTCTCAAAATTGAACCAACGGACCATCAGGCATTAGCCAGGCTGCTAGAGGAACATGATATTCCTTATATGGAGAAAAATGAGCTTATAATCATTAAACTCTCATCAACCGCAGAGGCCTTATCCATGCTTAAGCTCACAGAGCCATTAATCAATCGCTTTGAAGTGCAGCACGGGACGATGGATGATGTGTTCATTAACATCACAGGAAAGGAGATACGAGCCAATGTTTAATCTAGCCGAGCGTAATTTGCGGTTGTTTTTCCGGGATAAAAGCACGGTCTTTTTCTCCCTCTTGGCCGTCATCATCATTATCGGCCTGTATGTCCTCTTCCTTGGCGATACAATCGCGCAGGATATGACAGAAATCAATGATGCCAGATTCCTGATGGATAGCTGGATCATGGGA
Coding sequences:
- a CDS encoding ABC transporter ATP-binding protein, giving the protein MNKIIEVHGLSKTFGNLQAVKGIDFYVESGKLFAFLGPNGAGKSTTIDMICTLLKPDSGEAFINGCRLGIEDQDIRESIGVVFQESLLDPLLTVRENLLTRARFYKVPKLAIKERVEKAAISADVMEFIDRPYGKLSGGQRRRADIARALVNTPKILFLDEPTTGLDPQTRRSVWETIARLQKESGLTVFLTTHYMEEAASADYIVIIDDGRIVAKGTPFSLRNTYSSDTLKIEPTDHQALARLLEEHDIPYMEKNELIIIKLSSTAEALSMLKLTEPLINRFEVQHGTMDDVFINITGKEIRANV
- a CDS encoding ABC transporter substrate-binding protein, translating into MKRTKVSGIILSLSLAMGVLAGCGGEDAGGTGDEAIKIGANLELSGGAASYGQSIMEGMELAIEEINKDGINGKKLEIEKYDNKSDAAEATTGALKLITQEKVDVIVGAATSTNTLAQVDIANENKVPLITPTGTNETITVKDGKVNDYVFRTCFIDPFQGTVAANFAKEQFKAKTAAVYIDSSSDYSKGLAAAFKKAFTDGGGKIVAEEAFVQKDTDFQSTLTRIKKANPDFVFVPAFYEEVGLVLKQGREIGLDVPFMGGDGWDSPKLLEIAGAESLENTFITNHYSSGDPAENIQKFVSAFKEKYKDKSPDAFAALGYDTAYFIADAVKRAGDNPTPEKIKEALADTDGLDLVSGKLTIDENHNPIKAAAILKYENGKQIFETNIKP
- a CDS encoding branched-chain amino acid ABC transporter permease; protein product: MEFIQQLVNGISLGSIYALIALGYTMVYGIVKLINFAHGDVFMVGSFVGFYAITFLELSFLPALLLAMAACATLGVLIERIAYKPLRNATRIAALITAIGVSLFIEYGMIYIRGAQIEAYPNNVVPSANIDILGVTVKSQSILILGVAILLMILLQIIVHRTKIGKAMRAVSFDADAAKLMGISVNNTISATFAIGSALAGAAGVIFGVYYTRIEPLMGILPGLKAFVAAVLGGIGIIPGAMVGGLLLGMIEALVSAAGFSLWRDAAAFIVLILILLFMPQGLFGKNKKEKV